In the Tepidimicrobium xylanilyticum genome, one interval contains:
- a CDS encoding precorrin-8X methylmutase: MYIKNPMEIENKSMNIIEEVMKDTAFTSEEKIIVKRMIHTTGDFEYRKIIDFRGNFVRKALDSIKEGGVIFTDSKMAYMGINKRALSKTKCSLKCFIDGEKAYALSKELNTTRSQAAVDLAVEEGIDMFVIGNAPTALFRLLELVKEGKVSPKFVVGVPVGFVGAAESKEYLREFNIPSLSTIGTKGGSNVAASVINALLYMVEIR; the protein is encoded by the coding sequence ATGTATATAAAAAATCCAATGGAAATAGAAAATAAAAGCATGAATATTATAGAGGAAGTAATGAAGGATACAGCCTTTACTTCGGAAGAGAAGATAATAGTAAAGAGGATGATTCACACTACAGGCGATTTTGAGTACAGAAAGATAATTGATTTTAGGGGGAATTTCGTCAGGAAGGCTCTGGACAGCATAAAAGAAGGGGGAGTTATATTTACTGATAGTAAAATGGCCTATATGGGAATAAATAAGAGAGCCTTGTCTAAGACCAAATGTAGTCTAAAATGCTTTATTGATGGTGAAAAAGCCTATGCTCTATCTAAAGAATTAAATACTACTCGCTCCCAAGCAGCTGTAGATCTAGCTGTAGAGGAAGGAATAGATATGTTTGTAATAGGAAATGCACCTACAGCCTTATTTAGATTATTGGAATTAGTAAAGGAAGGAAAAGTTAGTCCTAAATTTGTAGTAGGAGTTCCAGTAGGTTTTGTAGGAGCAGCCGAGTCAAAAGAGTATTTAAGGGAGTTTAATATTCCTTCCCTTTCTACAATAGGCACAAAAGGGGGGAGTAATGTAGCTGCATCTGTTATCAATGCTCTATTATACATGGTGGAAATAAGATGA
- a CDS encoding cobyrinate a,c-diamide synthase encodes MKTIMITAPQSNEGKTLITLGLIRAFKNRGLDVSAFKAGPDFVDTSYLALASRKRAGNLDMHMMGEEGIEKAISMNKGEYGVVEGAMGYFDGIYNTFENSSYHISNMLNINAILVYTPKGEMFSVVPKIKGMVDFPKSKIKGIIFNKVNKSTYVLLKEIVEEHIGIKVLGYIESHEELNLGEGYRGLVQSMENKDAEGIIERTAEILVKTVDLDGIIKLMKDLKVSDYQYPKKRDIKVAIAYDEAFLFYYSENLKLLENICDVEYFSPIKDKEVPKFDLLYIGGGYPELYKEELSQNKTMINSIRKMAEEGGHIYAESGGFMYLVEDIEGYPMVGILKGKAHMTDRLQRFGYSNIRLREDTILGKKGERLKANEFHRSAIEIEDRPLFDIKKAKSERSWQCGYGYKNVLAAYSHINFLGNMKALNYLLDRIEKER; translated from the coding sequence ATGAAGACCATAATGATTACAGCTCCTCAAAGCAATGAAGGTAAGACTTTAATTACCCTTGGTCTAATTAGAGCTTTTAAAAATAGGGGATTAGATGTGTCAGCTTTTAAAGCTGGACCAGATTTTGTTGATACTAGCTATTTAGCCTTGGCTTCAAGGAAAAGGGCAGGAAATTTGGACATGCATATGATGGGAGAGGAAGGAATAGAAAAAGCTATATCGATGAACAAAGGGGAATATGGCGTGGTAGAAGGGGCAATGGGCTATTTTGATGGAATATACAATACCTTTGAAAATTCTAGTTACCATATATCTAATATGTTAAATATAAATGCCATTCTTGTTTATACACCTAAGGGAGAGATGTTTTCAGTCGTTCCCAAAATTAAAGGTATGGTTGATTTTCCAAAATCAAAAATAAAGGGTATCATCTTTAATAAGGTAAATAAGTCAACCTATGTGCTGTTAAAAGAAATAGTAGAAGAACATATTGGCATAAAGGTATTAGGCTATATAGAAAGTCACGAAGAACTTAATTTAGGAGAGGGATACCGTGGATTAGTCCAAAGCATGGAAAATAAAGATGCTGAGGGAATAATCGAAAGAACTGCAGAAATCCTGGTTAAAACTGTAGATCTAGATGGCATAATCAAGTTAATGAAGGACTTGAAAGTAAGTGACTATCAATATCCAAAGAAAAGGGATATTAAGGTTGCCATAGCCTATGATGAAGCTTTTTTATTCTACTATAGTGAGAATTTAAAACTTCTGGAAAACATCTGTGACGTAGAATACTTTTCTCCCATAAAGGATAAGGAAGTGCCAAAATTCGATTTACTCTATATTGGTGGAGGATATCCAGAACTATATAAAGAAGAACTTTCTCAAAATAAAACTATGATTAACTCCATTAGAAAAATGGCAGAAGAAGGAGGACATATATATGCCGAATCTGGCGGATTCATGTATTTAGTTGAGGACATAGAAGGATATCCTATGGTAGGTATATTAAAAGGGAAGGCCCATATGACGGATAGGCTCCAAAGATTTGGATATTCAAATATTAGGCTGAGGGAGGATACTATATTAGGCAAAAAAGGAGAGAGGTTAAAAGCTAATGAATTCCACCGTTCTGCTATAGAGATAGAAGACAGGCCCTTATTTGATATAAAAAAGGCTAAAAGTGAAAGAAGTTGGCAATGTGGATATGGATATAAAAATGTATTAGCTGCTTATTCGCATATTAATTTCTTAGGTAATATGAAGGCCCTTAACTATTTACTTGATAGGATAGAAAAGGAAAGATGA
- a CDS encoding pyridoxal phosphate-dependent aminotransferase, whose protein sequence is MRHGGDLISYKKYYEGELIDFSSNINPLGFPEGLEKELINSLSHMTSYPDIKYRCLKSSISKYLNCDMENVVVGNGAVDIIDNFTQIYPRIIVILPSFSEYEERALIHNKEVIRLKYKEDFTIDLDSIEKVVNHKALLVLGNPNNPTGLRIERETLIKLYEIVKQKEGYLLLDEAFYEFCPVDYDSIEIFKKDSYKNIGIIRAATKFFGLPGIRLGYACVSKDIKEKYEKVELPWSVNALADRVGRYIFKCKDYIKKSQDYMERERNFLLGRLAKIQGIRPYPTHSNYILIKLLKWKEDYVFEFFLKRGLIIRKCSSFNGLDNTYIRVAIKDRNSNIKLIETFKELEEII, encoded by the coding sequence ATGAGACATGGCGGAGATTTGATAAGCTATAAAAAATATTATGAGGGAGAATTAATAGACTTTAGCAGTAACATAAACCCCTTGGGATTTCCAGAAGGCTTGGAAAAGGAATTAATAAATAGTTTATCCCATATGACAAGTTATCCAGATATAAAGTATAGGTGTCTTAAATCCAGCATATCTAAGTATTTAAACTGTGATATGGAAAATGTGGTAGTAGGTAATGGTGCGGTGGACATAATAGACAATTTCACTCAAATCTATCCTAGAATAATAGTTATTCTACCTTCCTTTTCTGAATATGAAGAAAGGGCATTAATCCATAATAAGGAAGTAATTAGATTAAAATATAAGGAAGACTTTACAATAGATTTAGATTCCATAGAAAAGGTAGTAAACCATAAAGCTCTACTGGTTCTGGGGAATCCCAATAATCCAACAGGCTTAAGGATAGAAAGAGAAACTTTAATTAAACTATATGAAATAGTAAAGCAAAAGGAAGGATACCTGCTTTTAGACGAAGCTTTTTATGAGTTTTGTCCAGTGGATTACGATAGTATTGAAATATTTAAGAAGGATAGTTATAAAAATATAGGAATAATCAGGGCTGCTACAAAGTTCTTTGGCCTTCCAGGTATCCGCTTAGGTTATGCTTGTGTATCTAAAGATATTAAAGAAAAATATGAAAAAGTAGAACTGCCCTGGAGCGTTAATGCTTTAGCGGATAGGGTTGGTAGGTATATTTTCAAATGTAAGGATTATATAAAGAAGAGCCAAGATTATATGGAAAGAGAAAGGAATTTTTTGTTAGGTAGGCTGGCTAAAATCCAAGGGATTAGGCCTTATCCAACCCACAGCAATTATATACTTATAAAATTGTTGAAATGGAAGGAAGATTATGTATTTGAGTTTTTCTTAAAAAGGGGCTTGATAATTAGAAAATGTTCAAGTTTTAATGGATTGGACAATACTTATATAAGAGTAGCCATAAAAGATAGAAACAGCAACATAAAGTTAATTGAAACCTTTAAAGAATTGGAGGAAATAATATGA
- the cbiB gene encoding adenosylcobinamide-phosphate synthase CbiB, which produces MEILTAVILDWIIGDPQTFPHPVRLMGRLISFEEKIVRKVFKVKSKNLKFGGFLIVVLNISLAFIVPHLILKDIEKYKTLYKIINIYLIYTCIAARCLDKEAMKVYYALGKSLESARYKLSFIVGRDTNDLSEEEIIRAAIETVGENTSDGVIAPLFYIMLLGAPGGLMYKMVNTMDSMLGYKSEKYMDLGFFPAKVDDLFNYIPARLTGSLMCISSIFRFDVKNGLKIMIRDRKNHKSPNAPYPEGAVAGLLNIQLGGESSYFGQVVKKPTIGDRIRKANREDIKRTIEIMYSSEILLLLLYVAIYILGR; this is translated from the coding sequence ATGGAAATATTAACAGCAGTAATATTGGATTGGATAATAGGGGATCCTCAAACTTTCCCTCATCCTGTTAGGCTAATGGGAAGGCTGATATCTTTTGAAGAAAAGATAGTGAGAAAAGTTTTTAAAGTGAAGAGTAAAAATCTAAAATTTGGAGGTTTCTTAATAGTAGTTTTAAATATTTCCCTTGCTTTTATTGTGCCTCATTTAATATTAAAAGATATAGAGAAATATAAAACACTATATAAGATTATAAACATATACCTTATATACACCTGCATTGCAGCCAGATGTTTAGACAAAGAAGCAATGAAGGTATATTATGCCCTGGGGAAAAGCCTTGAATCCGCTAGATATAAACTTTCCTTTATAGTGGGAAGGGACACCAATGACCTTTCAGAAGAAGAAATAATAAGGGCTGCTATAGAAACTGTGGGGGAAAATACTTCCGATGGAGTAATTGCACCCTTATTCTATATTATGCTATTGGGAGCTCCAGGTGGTTTGATGTATAAGATGGTGAATACTATGGATTCTATGCTTGGATATAAAAGTGAAAAATATATGGACCTAGGCTTTTTTCCAGCAAAGGTTGATGATTTATTTAACTATATTCCTGCTAGGCTTACAGGTTCTTTAATGTGTATATCCTCAATATTTAGGTTTGATGTAAAAAATGGATTAAAGATAATGATAAGGGATAGAAAGAACCATAAAAGCCCTAATGCACCTTATCCAGAAGGAGCAGTGGCAGGACTTCTAAATATACAGTTAGGAGGCGAAAGTTCTTATTTTGGTCAGGTGGTAAAAAAGCCAACTATAGGGGATAGGATTAGAAAGGCTAATAGGGAAGATATTAAACGGACCATTGAGATTATGTATAGCAGTGAAATATTACTTTTATTGCTTTATGTAGCAATATACATTTTAGGCAGGTGA
- a CDS encoding cobyric acid synthase, which produces MANIMIQGTTSSAGKSFICTALCRIFKEDGYRVAPFKSQNMSSKYYETEEGYKISTAQALQAMAAGIKPNPNMNPILLVPSSDKGSHVFIKGQLYKNMDAIEYFSYKNGLRSMVKKIYKQLEEEYDIVVLEGAGSPAEINLKENDIVNMGMAQMADAPVLLVADIDRGGVFASLYGTVMLLEEEERKRIRGLIINKFRGDKRLLDPGIEMIENLLNIPVIGTVPFTPLELVDEDSLMDYDKVCNHTFQEEEELEEEFKKLSKVVRENLNMDYVYSLLKLD; this is translated from the coding sequence ATGGCGAACATTATGATTCAAGGTACTACATCCTCAGCAGGAAAATCCTTTATATGTACTGCGCTATGTAGGATATTCAAAGAAGATGGATATAGGGTAGCACCCTTTAAATCCCAGAATATGTCTTCTAAATATTATGAAACGGAAGAAGGATATAAAATAAGCACTGCTCAAGCCCTACAAGCTATGGCTGCGGGCATCAAGCCAAATCCCAATATGAATCCTATATTACTTGTACCTTCTTCAGATAAAGGAAGCCATGTATTTATAAAAGGACAATTATACAAAAATATGGATGCTATAGAATATTTTTCTTATAAAAACGGATTGAGGTCTATGGTTAAAAAAATCTACAAACAACTTGAAGAAGAATACGATATTGTAGTTTTAGAAGGAGCAGGCAGTCCGGCAGAGATAAACTTAAAAGAAAATGACATTGTAAACATGGGAATGGCACAAATGGCAGATGCACCAGTACTATTGGTAGCAGATATAGATAGGGGAGGGGTATTTGCATCCCTTTATGGTACAGTCATGCTTTTGGAAGAAGAGGAAAGAAAGAGAATTAGAGGTCTTATTATTAATAAATTCAGAGGGGATAAAAGACTTTTAGACCCAGGAATTGAAATGATAGAAAATCTATTAAATATACCCGTAATAGGAACTGTTCCTTTTACTCCATTGGAATTAGTAGACGAAGATTCTTTAATGGATTATGACAAAGTTTGTAATCACACTTTTCAGGAAGAGGAAGAGTTGGAAGAAGAATTTAAGAAGCTTTCTAAAGTAGTAAGGGAAAACTTAAATATGGATTATGTATATTCTTTGCTTAAATTGGATTAG
- a CDS encoding ABC transporter ATP-binding protein: MIFFSTRDLNVGYGQRTVVKDINMDLKRGEILCLLGPNGCGKSTILKTIIDHIKRLHGSITVLGRDLEGSSLKDRAKEMSIVLTEKIAPNMMIAEEVVATGRYPYTNYFGKLTKRDWQVIDEAIDIVDGQCLRYKEFKALSDGEKQRIMIARAICQEADIMVLDEPTSYLDIRFKVDLLNVLARLSLEKSKTIIMSLHEIDLVPKIADKVMLIKDGEIYRYGTPEDVITDESIKRVYGLNGYSYNTTIGNIELSRNENSPKVFVIGGGGKATKIYRALNKKGIGFYSGILFKNDIDYNISKILAYETIEEEGFIDIGYDKVDKAKRYIENCQAVVDSGVSLKGINRGNYELLRFASQEGVKILSLREEEMDLDVIKHFSISSLLNQLVDMI, encoded by the coding sequence ATGATATTTTTTTCAACTAGGGATTTAAACGTAGGATATGGGCAAAGAACTGTAGTTAAGGATATAAATATGGATTTAAAGCGAGGAGAAATACTATGCTTATTAGGACCCAATGGTTGTGGGAAATCTACAATATTAAAAACAATAATAGACCATATAAAGCGACTTCATGGTTCAATTACCGTATTGGGAAGGGATTTAGAGGGTTCATCTCTAAAGGATAGGGCTAAGGAAATGTCCATAGTGTTAACGGAAAAGATTGCGCCCAATATGATGATAGCTGAAGAAGTAGTGGCAACAGGCAGGTATCCTTACACCAATTATTTTGGCAAATTGACTAAAAGGGATTGGCAGGTTATCGATGAAGCCATAGACATTGTTGATGGCCAGTGTTTAAGATATAAGGAATTTAAAGCACTAAGCGATGGAGAAAAACAAAGGATTATGATTGCGAGGGCTATTTGTCAAGAAGCAGATATTATGGTATTAGACGAACCTACTTCCTATTTGGATATTAGATTCAAAGTGGATCTATTGAATGTACTAGCTAGACTTTCTCTGGAAAAGAGTAAAACCATAATCATGTCCTTACATGAAATTGACCTAGTGCCCAAAATAGCCGATAAGGTAATGCTTATTAAAGATGGCGAAATATATAGATATGGAACACCAGAAGATGTAATAACCGATGAATCCATAAAAAGAGTTTACGGACTAAATGGTTATTCTTATAATACGACTATAGGAAACATTGAACTGTCAAGGAATGAAAACTCTCCAAAAGTTTTTGTAATTGGTGGAGGTGGAAAGGCTACTAAAATATATAGGGCTTTGAATAAAAAGGGAATTGGCTTTTATAGCGGCATATTATTCAAAAATGACATAGATTATAATATTTCAAAGATCCTCGCTTACGAGACTATAGAAGAAGAAGGTTTTATTGATATTGGATATGATAAGGTAGATAAAGCCAAAAGGTATATAGAGAATTGTCAAGCTGTTGTAGATTCTGGAGTTAGTTTGAAAGGAATTAATAGAGGAAATTATGAACTACTTCGCTTTGCATCCCAAGAAGGGGTAAAGATTCTTTCATTAAGGGAAGAAGAAATGGATTTAGATGTGATAAAGCATTTTTCTATTTCATCCCTATTAAACCAACTGGTAGATATGATTTGA
- a CDS encoding FecCD family ABC transporter permease: protein MDKNKRAILILVTLTMFLIFSIIINMISGSIHFTLKDLKDILLKNRNLSTLEYNILYKIRIPRIVCGLLFGGALGISGFLLQTFFRNPIVGPYVLGVSSGARFFVGIFILTNFRLKIFDAGIFGIFIASFVGSILSMVLVLVFARKIEDVSTLVVVGIMLGYIASAGTNLMITFAEQEKIANLTLWSMGSFSGATWSMIKFSLIIIIPTVILTFLLSKPLEGYLLGESYAKSMGINIKVFRIILITLSSILSACVTAFAGPISFVGIAVPHLTRLMMNTSRPKALIPGIFLLGSSFCLLSDYFARRIFSPIELNISTVTSFIGAPIVIYMMINRRKAI from the coding sequence ATGGACAAAAACAAAAGAGCTATATTGATACTAGTTACTCTAACAATGTTTCTAATATTTTCCATTATAATAAATATGATATCTGGTTCCATCCATTTTACATTAAAGGATTTAAAAGATATCTTGTTAAAAAATAGGAATTTATCTACTTTAGAGTATAATATCCTATATAAAATTAGAATTCCAAGGATAGTTTGTGGTCTATTATTTGGAGGCGCATTGGGTATATCCGGATTTTTACTACAAACCTTCTTTAGAAACCCTATAGTAGGCCCTTACGTCCTTGGTGTATCATCAGGAGCGAGGTTTTTCGTTGGAATTTTTATTCTTACAAATTTTAGATTAAAAATATTTGATGCAGGGATATTTGGAATTTTTATAGCTTCTTTTGTAGGCAGTATATTATCTATGGTTTTAGTATTAGTATTTGCAAGAAAGATAGAAGATGTTTCCACATTAGTTGTAGTTGGAATAATGCTTGGATATATAGCATCGGCTGGGACAAACCTCATGATTACTTTTGCAGAACAAGAAAAGATTGCAAACCTTACGCTATGGTCTATGGGAAGTTTTTCTGGAGCAACCTGGAGTATGATAAAATTCTCCCTTATCATCATAATTCCCACAGTTATATTGACTTTTTTATTATCAAAACCCTTAGAAGGATACTTATTAGGGGAAAGCTATGCTAAGAGTATGGGGATAAATATTAAGGTATTTAGAATAATCTTAATAACTTTATCCAGTATTCTTTCTGCATGTGTTACAGCTTTTGCAGGTCCCATTTCTTTCGTAGGCATTGCTGTTCCCCATTTAACCAGATTGATGATGAATACTTCACGGCCTAAGGCTCTTATTCCGGGGATATTTTTGCTAGGCTCTAGCTTTTGTCTATTGTCAGATTATTTTGCTAGAAGGATATTTTCTCCTATAGAGTTAAATATCAGTACTGTAACCTCTTTTATAGGAGCACCTATAGTCATTTACATGATGATAAATAGGAGGAAGGCCATATGA
- a CDS encoding ABC transporter substrate-binding protein, whose protein sequence is MVRRNIFIRVILVTLVLLLMLTGCKSQEKDEVISSQEDVEEAIKRNVDEDTGLVHIGEMELKYAKSFSVDYYEGGYKIITEWNGRKTLLIPEGKEVPDLKADINVIQLPIESVGVFATTAAAELRPLGLLDKITLVTTEMDDWHIQEVKEGMEEGRITYVGRNSAPDYELIQSIKPDIVLITTGTGHGTDEVAAKFDELGIKWISRGSQRESDPRGRLEWIKLMGALFDKEEEAAEFFDVQLKKIEEIEQKIANLEGQREKFASFFLANDIYYVRNKGDYEVKMLELAGGEYILSDLNPDQDGNSKMNAEELYKSIEDADILFYNNRLGRGIQCIDDLKSSAEYFADIKAVREGRVWGYKPHYFQHADRVADMIEDLYTIFTTPHGQITETEYFFLME, encoded by the coding sequence ATGGTTAGAAGAAACATTTTTATCAGGGTAATTTTAGTAACATTGGTATTGCTATTAATGCTAACAGGCTGTAAAAGCCAGGAGAAAGATGAGGTTATAAGTTCTCAAGAAGATGTTGAAGAAGCTATAAAGAGGAATGTAGATGAGGATACTGGATTAGTCCATATTGGTGAAATGGAACTAAAATATGCAAAATCCTTTTCGGTGGATTATTACGAAGGTGGTTACAAAATAATAACCGAATGGAATGGTAGAAAGACTTTATTGATTCCTGAAGGCAAGGAAGTTCCTGATTTGAAAGCCGATATAAATGTTATTCAATTGCCTATAGAATCGGTAGGTGTATTTGCAACGACTGCTGCTGCCGAATTAAGACCCTTAGGTTTATTAGATAAGATAACTCTAGTTACTACTGAGATGGACGATTGGCATATTCAAGAGGTAAAGGAAGGAATGGAAGAAGGAAGGATTACATATGTAGGAAGAAATAGTGCTCCAGACTACGAACTTATACAATCTATAAAACCCGACATAGTATTGATTACAACTGGGACAGGCCATGGCACCGATGAGGTTGCAGCAAAGTTTGATGAATTGGGAATTAAGTGGATATCTCGGGGTAGCCAAAGGGAATCAGACCCTAGAGGCAGACTGGAATGGATAAAATTAATGGGAGCCTTATTTGACAAAGAGGAAGAAGCAGCAGAATTTTTTGATGTCCAGCTTAAAAAGATTGAAGAAATAGAACAAAAGATAGCAAATTTAGAAGGACAAAGGGAAAAATTCGCATCCTTTTTCCTAGCTAATGACATATACTATGTAAGAAATAAAGGAGATTATGAGGTGAAGATGCTTGAATTGGCTGGTGGAGAATATATTTTAAGTGATTTAAACCCAGACCAAGATGGGAATAGCAAGATGAATGCTGAAGAACTGTATAAGAGCATTGAAGATGCAGATATATTATTCTATAACAATAGGCTTGGTCGTGGCATTCAATGTATAGATGATTTAAAATCTAGTGCTGAATACTTTGCGGATATTAAAGCGGTGAGAGAAGGACGGGTATGGGGATATAAGCCTCATTATTTCCAACATGCTGACCGAGTAGCAGATATGATTGAAGATCTTTATACCATATTTACCACTCCCCATGGACAAATTACCGAAACAGAATACTTTTTCTTAATGGAATAG
- the cobJ gene encoding precorrin-3B C(17)-methyltransferase, which translates to MSKLYVIGIGPGGREHMTLKAIETIKKCDIIIGYTPYIGYLGDLIEGKQIYSTGMKGEIDRCKLAIRKAKEGHNTAIISTGDAGLYGMAGPILELKEEIEVEIVPGVTAAFSAASELGSPIMHDFASISLSDLLTPWEAIEKRIEKASEGDFVITIYNPRSNSRRNHLEKAVRIMLKYKEKDTPVGIVRNSGRANTEIILTTLQSIPYEKVDMLSILIIGNSNTYVKGNKMITPRGYHIG; encoded by the coding sequence ATGTCTAAGTTGTATGTAATTGGTATAGGGCCAGGAGGCAGAGAGCATATGACCTTAAAGGCCATAGAAACTATAAAAAAATGTGATATTATTATTGGATATACCCCTTACATAGGGTATCTAGGGGATTTAATTGAAGGAAAGCAAATTTATTCTACAGGAATGAAGGGAGAGATAGATAGATGTAAATTGGCAATAAGAAAAGCAAAAGAAGGACATAATACTGCCATAATTTCAACTGGAGATGCTGGGCTTTATGGTATGGCTGGACCCATATTGGAATTAAAAGAAGAAATAGAGGTAGAGATAGTTCCAGGGGTTACAGCAGCTTTTTCTGCAGCCAGCGAACTGGGTTCACCTATTATGCATGATTTTGCTTCTATTAGCCTTAGTGATTTACTGACTCCTTGGGAGGCTATTGAAAAAAGGATTGAGAAAGCTTCAGAAGGGGATTTTGTAATAACAATATATAATCCTAGAAGCAATAGCAGGAGAAATCATTTAGAAAAAGCAGTGAGAATAATGTTAAAATATAAAGAAAAAGATACTCCTGTTGGAATAGTTAGAAATTCTGGTCGTGCTAATACAGAAATAATATTAACTACTTTACAGAGCATTCCTTATGAAAAAGTGGATATGTTAAGTATATTAATAATAGGAAATAGCAATACATATGTGAAAGGTAATAAAATGATAACTCCAAGAGGGTATCATATAGGATAA
- the cobI gene encoding precorrin-2 C(20)-methyltransferase: MKILYAIGTGPGDKELLTIKAVKRIREADIIFAPHNKGKNMALDTVKEYVQDKKVILLNFPMGKVTKQDYTDVADTIHDLIPEGKCGVYLTIGDPMIYSTFIYLMNELEKREIQIDIISGIPSFIAAAAQTKIPLVIKGDKFLLMDEFCEELLDDTDTLCILKTLRDKEAILESLDGKGFNYTYVKRVSLEDEHVLTDKEEIINDKDYMSLILGRKKDND, translated from the coding sequence ATGAAAATATTATATGCTATAGGTACAGGTCCAGGTGATAAGGAATTACTGACCATAAAAGCAGTAAAAAGGATTAGAGAAGCTGATATAATCTTTGCTCCGCATAATAAGGGAAAAAATATGGCTTTAGATACTGTTAAGGAATATGTGCAAGATAAAAAGGTCATATTACTGAATTTTCCAATGGGGAAGGTTACAAAGCAAGATTATACTGATGTAGCTGACACAATCCATGATTTAATTCCAGAAGGCAAATGTGGAGTCTATTTAACCATAGGAGATCCTATGATATATAGCACCTTTATATATCTCATGAACGAATTAGAGAAAAGGGAAATTCAAATAGATATTATCTCGGGAATACCATCATTTATTGCAGCAGCTGCTCAAACGAAAATTCCTTTGGTAATTAAAGGGGATAAATTTTTATTGATGGATGAATTTTGTGAGGAATTATTGGATGATACAGATACATTATGTATATTAAAGACATTAAGGGATAAAGAAGCAATATTAGAGTCATTGGATGGAAAGGGCTTTAATTATACGTATGTAAAAAGGGTAAGCCTAGAAGATGAACATGTACTTACTGACAAAGAAGAAATAATAAATGATAAAGATTATATGTCCCTTATCCTAGGAAGGAAGAAAGACAATGATTAG
- a CDS encoding ABC transporter ATP-binding protein has product MVIRAENLYVNYGEKEILKDICLKVEKGQVVSIIGPNGSGKSTLIKVLSRCIKPAKGNVYLEDENILRLPTKLVAKRMAILPQFKNTPNDITVRELVSYGRYPRLKFGQRLGKKDYEIIDWAIEKTGIVKLKDRHLATLSGGEQQRAWLAMSLAQQPEILLLDEPTTFLDISYQLEILQLVKELNETLGLTVLMVLHDLNQAFRFSDSILVLKDGQIWEYNNPNLVLNERLLKEVFNVKGHIYRDEINRCPYFIPYKAN; this is encoded by the coding sequence ATGGTCATAAGGGCAGAAAATCTTTATGTAAACTATGGAGAAAAAGAAATATTAAAGGATATATGCTTAAAGGTAGAAAAAGGCCAAGTAGTAAGCATAATAGGACCTAATGGTTCAGGAAAATCTACTTTAATAAAGGTTTTGTCTAGGTGTATAAAACCTGCAAAGGGTAATGTTTATCTTGAAGATGAAAATATATTAAGATTGCCAACTAAGTTAGTAGCAAAAAGGATGGCTATCCTTCCCCAATTTAAAAACACTCCTAACGATATTACTGTAAGGGAACTAGTTTCTTATGGTAGATACCCCCGCTTAAAATTTGGACAAAGGTTGGGAAAAAAAGATTATGAAATAATAGATTGGGCTATTGAAAAAACTGGAATAGTAAAATTGAAAGATAGACATTTAGCCACTTTATCTGGTGGAGAGCAACAAAGGGCATGGTTAGCCATGTCCCTAGCTCAGCAACCAGAAATATTGTTATTAGATGAACCTACTACGTTTTTGGATATATCCTATCAACTAGAAATATTACAATTGGTTAAGGAACTGAATGAAACTTTGGGTTTAACGGTTTTAATGGTGTTGCATGATTTAAATCAAGCATTTAGGTTTTCAGACAGTATATTGGTATTAAAGGATGGACAAATATGGGAGTATAATAATCCCAATTTAGTTTTAAATGAAAGATTGCTAAAAGAGGTGTTTAACGTGAAAGGTCACATATATCGAGATGAAATAAACCGTTGTCCCTATTTTATACCCTATAAGGCAAATTAA